The Terriglobia bacterium genome includes a region encoding these proteins:
- a CDS encoding abortive infection family protein, which translates to MADLDALAPNYLRAQQRWPDAPTLAKCHEALKACFDGNGHGMVEHVKSFIESVCLTIMGEFREPMSSSTPSTTELLVSALSPLGLRNSRGANKLDKILSGFNKLADALSDMRNETGPLAHGKDGFLDAVTADHARAFLHTGDAIVGVLLNAFEGKQPDLIATREPYENFPHLNDRIDSAVNVDVRIDEDGDRPVVVFSVYTKKRTEAIEIRVEPSRLLYGVDRTIYVELLKTAERAVEEVVETDEEAEEAAVRAAVEIPAIPVAVGPVTELVPQYEGELKIVRVGVEAFLTAEGLDPTLRDGGGKQLIDSLLATAEQNIGLDWKDREPIQARLKVACKRVLVQFGIVSGRADSVAERLVAWLRVQLPDAEAGTEASTASAEGAGA; encoded by the coding sequence ATGGCTGATCTCGACGCGCTCGCGCCAAACTACTTGCGGGCGCAGCAACGATGGCCGGATGCGCCCACACTTGCAAAGTGTCACGAGGCGCTGAAGGCGTGCTTCGATGGGAACGGACACGGCATGGTCGAACATGTCAAATCGTTCATTGAGAGCGTTTGCCTGACGATCATGGGCGAGTTTCGAGAGCCGATGTCTTCTTCGACACCCTCCACAACGGAGTTGCTCGTTTCTGCGCTCAGTCCGTTGGGTTTACGAAACAGCAGGGGAGCTAACAAACTAGATAAGATACTTTCGGGATTTAACAAATTAGCCGACGCTCTGTCGGATATGCGCAACGAGACAGGGCCTCTGGCACACGGTAAGGATGGCTTCCTCGATGCAGTGACGGCCGATCATGCACGGGCTTTTCTGCACACGGGCGATGCGATCGTCGGCGTACTCCTGAATGCGTTTGAAGGAAAGCAGCCCGATCTGATTGCGACGCGTGAACCATACGAAAACTTTCCCCATCTCAATGACCGCATCGACAGCGCTGTGAACGTTGACGTACGGATTGACGAAGATGGCGATCGCCCCGTAGTGGTCTTCTCGGTGTACACAAAGAAGAGGACAGAAGCCATTGAGATCCGTGTCGAGCCGAGCAGACTCCTCTATGGAGTTGATCGAACGATTTACGTCGAATTGCTCAAGACGGCTGAACGCGCCGTTGAAGAAGTCGTAGAGACCGACGAAGAGGCTGAAGAAGCGGCTGTTCGAGCGGCTGTTGAGATTCCTGCGATTCCGGTTGCAGTCGGCCCGGTGACGGAATTGGTACCGCAGTATGAGGGCGAACTCAAGATCGTCCGCGTCGGCGTCGAGGCGTTCTTGACTGCCGAAGGCCTGGATCCGACGCTTCGCGATGGAGGTGGAAAGCAGCTTATTGATTCGCTTCTGGCAACCGCAGAACAAAACATCGGATTGGATTGGAAGGATCGAGAACCGATCCAAGCAAGACTGAAGGTCGCTTGTAAGCGTGTGCTCGTGCAGTTTGGAATTGTGTCTGGAAGAGCGGACTCCGTGGCTGAGCGCTTGGTGGCGTGGTTGCGCGTGCAACTGCCTGATGCCGAAGCGGGGACCGAAGCCTCCACAGCTTCGGCAGAAGGAGCCGGCGCGTGA
- a CDS encoding restriction endonuclease subunit S — translation MAVEWRTATVKQLVDEGVLERPMDGNHGEIHPKTSDFVDRGIPFIMASDLANGRVDTKNCTFIDEQQARSLRKGFALRGDVLISHKATMGRTAIVGELDVPFLILTPQVTYYRVKDSKRLSNRYLKLYFDSHDFQSLFETWGQKGSTRAYLGITAQLELPILLPPMEEQGAIAHILGTLDDKIQLNQQMNETLEAMVRVLFKSWFVDFAPVRTKAEGRDPELPQHLAELFPDSFEQSALGEIPKGWQHTPVYDIATYVNGAAYATFQPKSDRKGLPIIKIAELKAGVTSQTRFSNVDMPEKFRIGTGDILFSWSGNPDTSIDTFVWPHGPAWLNQHIFRVLPRGPNEGPFILSTLKFLKPIFAEIARNKQTTGLGHVTVDDLKRLLVARPDDRLIQAWNQIAGPLFDRGFRNLLENRDLEALRDTLLPKLISGELRIENAERFIGGGN, via the coding sequence ATGGCGGTTGAGTGGCGAACAGCAACGGTCAAGCAGCTTGTGGACGAGGGCGTGCTGGAGCGCCCGATGGACGGGAATCACGGCGAGATTCATCCGAAGACCTCTGACTTCGTCGACCGCGGCATACCATTTATCATGGCGTCGGATCTAGCGAATGGGCGAGTTGACACGAAGAACTGCACATTCATCGACGAGCAACAAGCTCGATCACTGAGAAAGGGATTTGCATTACGGGGTGACGTCCTTATCTCGCACAAGGCCACTATGGGGCGAACGGCGATAGTTGGCGAGTTGGATGTTCCGTTCCTGATCCTTACCCCTCAAGTAACGTACTACAGGGTGAAGGACAGCAAGCGATTGTCGAATCGATACCTGAAGCTGTACTTCGACAGCCACGACTTTCAGAGCCTTTTCGAGACGTGGGGGCAGAAAGGCTCAACTCGCGCCTACCTGGGGATCACGGCACAACTCGAACTTCCGATTCTCCTGCCGCCAATGGAAGAACAGGGCGCTATCGCCCACATCCTCGGCACGCTTGACGACAAGATCCAACTGAACCAGCAGATGAACGAAACGCTGGAGGCGATGGTGCGGGTCCTCTTCAAGTCGTGGTTCGTGGACTTCGCGCCCGTCCGCACTAAGGCTGAAGGCCGCGACCCCGAATTGCCTCAGCATCTCGCGGAGCTCTTCCCGGATTCCTTTGAACAGTCTGCGCTTGGAGAGATTCCTAAGGGTTGGCAACACACTCCGGTCTATGACATTGCGACCTATGTAAATGGCGCTGCATATGCAACATTCCAGCCCAAAAGTGACCGGAAAGGGCTCCCGATCATCAAGATTGCTGAACTGAAAGCCGGCGTAACATCGCAAACTAGGTTTTCTAACGTGGACATGCCTGAGAAGTTCCGAATAGGCACCGGCGATATTCTATTCTCATGGTCTGGAAATCCAGACACTTCGATTGACACGTTCGTTTGGCCCCACGGCCCAGCATGGCTCAATCAACACATCTTTCGAGTATTGCCACGCGGTCCCAATGAAGGGCCATTTATTCTTTCAACGCTCAAGTTCCTCAAACCAATCTTCGCAGAGATCGCACGGAACAAACAAACCACTGGGCTCGGCCATGTAACGGTTGACGATCTTAAACGATTGCTCGTTGCACGACCAGACGATCGATTGATTCAGGCTTGGAATCAGATTGCCGGTCCTCTATTCGACAGAGGATTTCGAAACCTGCTTGAGAACCGCGACTTGGAAGCCTTACGTGATACCCTGCTGCCGAAACTGATTTCAGGCGAGTTGCGGATCGAGAATGCGGAGCGGTTCATCGGGGGTGGTAACTGA
- a CDS encoding class I SAM-dependent DNA methyltransferase, with product MARTPTKNNDTTANLGFEAKLWAAADALRNNMDAAEYKHVVLGLIFLKYISDAFESKHAELEAQKAEGADPEDRDEYRASSIFWVPKEARWEHLKANAPQPTIGTTVDDAMTAIERDNPSLKGVLPKDFGRTGLDKQRLGQIINLVSDIALGSTADRAKDTLGRVYEYFLARFASAEGKSGGQFYTPSRVVRVLVEVLAPYKGRVYDPCCGSGGMFVSSEKFIEAHSGKLGDISIYGQESNYTTWRLAKMNLAIRGIDAQIAHGDTFHNDKHADLKADYVLANPPFNDSDWRGELLKDDKRWVYGVPPAGNANYAWVQHFIYHLAPAGLAGFVLANGSMSSNQSGEGEIRKAIIEADLVDCMVALPGQLFYSTQIPVCLWFIARNKKNGRFRDRRGETLFIDARKLGSMVDRVHRELSDGDIAKIAGTYHAWRDDKDASEYADVPGFCIRATLEDIRKQGHVLTPGRFIGAEAAEDDGEPFEDKMTRLSASLRKQQAEGAKLDQVITTNLKELGYGG from the coding sequence ATGGCACGAACACCGACGAAGAACAACGACACAACCGCGAACCTGGGTTTTGAGGCCAAACTCTGGGCGGCGGCCGACGCACTCCGCAACAATATGGATGCGGCGGAATACAAACACGTCGTGCTTGGGCTGATCTTCCTGAAGTACATATCCGATGCGTTTGAGTCGAAACACGCCGAGCTTGAAGCGCAGAAAGCCGAAGGCGCCGATCCTGAAGATCGTGACGAATATCGCGCGTCCAGCATCTTTTGGGTGCCGAAAGAAGCGCGCTGGGAGCATTTGAAGGCGAACGCGCCGCAGCCGACGATCGGCACTACGGTCGATGACGCCATGACTGCAATCGAGCGGGATAACCCGTCGCTCAAGGGTGTGCTGCCCAAGGATTTCGGCCGAACCGGTCTCGACAAGCAGCGCCTCGGTCAGATCATCAATCTGGTAAGTGACATCGCGCTCGGCAGCACCGCCGATCGGGCGAAGGACACGCTCGGCCGCGTTTACGAGTACTTTCTTGCCCGCTTCGCCAGCGCCGAAGGGAAGAGTGGCGGACAATTCTATACACCGTCGCGGGTGGTGCGCGTGCTGGTCGAGGTGCTCGCGCCCTATAAAGGACGTGTTTATGATCCCTGCTGCGGTTCGGGAGGGATGTTTGTCAGCAGCGAGAAGTTTATCGAAGCGCATAGCGGCAAACTTGGCGACATTTCCATCTACGGTCAGGAGTCTAACTACACCACCTGGCGGCTAGCCAAGATGAATCTCGCCATTCGCGGCATCGATGCACAGATTGCCCATGGCGATACCTTTCATAACGACAAACACGCCGACCTCAAAGCCGACTACGTCCTCGCGAATCCGCCGTTCAACGATAGCGACTGGCGCGGGGAGCTTTTAAAAGACGATAAACGCTGGGTCTATGGTGTGCCGCCCGCGGGAAATGCCAACTACGCGTGGGTACAGCACTTCATTTATCACCTGGCCCCGGCCGGACTCGCCGGGTTCGTGCTCGCCAACGGCTCGATGTCATCTAACCAATCGGGCGAGGGCGAGATCCGCAAGGCGATCATCGAGGCGGATCTTGTGGACTGCATGGTCGCTCTGCCGGGCCAGCTCTTCTACTCGACACAGATCCCGGTTTGCCTGTGGTTCATCGCGCGCAACAAGAAGAACGGACGCTTCCGCGACCGGCGCGGCGAGACGCTTTTCATCGACGCACGCAAACTGGGCTCGATGGTCGACCGCGTTCACCGTGAGCTGAGCGACGGCGACATCGCGAAGATTGCAGGAACCTACCACGCCTGGCGTGACGACAAGGACGCCAGCGAGTACGCCGATGTACCCGGCTTCTGCATCCGCGCGACGCTCGAGGATATTCGCAAGCAGGGCCACGTACTCACCCCCGGTCGCTTCATCGGCGCCGAAGCCGCCGAGGACGATGGCGAGCCGTTCGAAGACAAGATGACGCGTCTCAGTGCGAGTCTGCGTAAACAACAGGCCGAGGGGGCAAAGCTGGATCAGGTCATTACCACCAACCTGAAGGAACTTGGATATGGCGGTTGA
- a CDS encoding DUF3892 domain-containing protein encodes MVAIRVTCINKENGYHEDPHHAISMLGWVEDGTGNSQTWTRLQMYDWVKRGGDAYVRDGQGNRAQVVARESQHGTQYVRTIADRVLTDNLLRLPECR; translated from the coding sequence ATGGTGGCAATCAGGGTTACGTGCATCAACAAAGAAAATGGGTATCACGAAGATCCGCATCATGCAATCAGTATGCTAGGTTGGGTCGAGGATGGAACCGGTAACAGCCAAACGTGGACGCGGTTGCAGATGTATGACTGGGTGAAGCGGGGCGGGGACGCGTATGTTCGGGACGGTCAGGGGAATCGCGCGCAGGTCGTCGCTCGTGAATCCCAGCACGGAACCCAATACGTACGGACCATAGCCGACCGTGTTCTCACGGATAACTTGTTGCGGCTACCGGAGTGCCGTTAA
- a CDS encoding helix-turn-helix domain-containing protein, translated as MTTVNSVEEKIVSSGTGARILGISERTVRYYCEIGQLRAYKLGKSWHIYRSSLDDLIRQRSNDLGIKESAIAAGTAVAASVSKHSPVRR; from the coding sequence ATGACAACCGTCAATTCTGTTGAGGAGAAGATCGTTTCAAGCGGAACAGGAGCCCGGATTCTCGGTATTTCCGAACGCACCGTCCGGTACTATTGCGAGATTGGCCAGCTTCGGGCCTATAAATTGGGCAAAAGTTGGCACATCTACCGTTCCAGCCTGGACGATCTAATCAGGCAGCGCAGCAACGATCTGGGCATAAAAGAGTCGGCAATCGCGGCAGGAACGGCAGTCGCGGCGAGCGTTTCGAAGCATTCTCCGGTAAGAAGGTAG